From Styela clava chromosome 6, kaStyClav1.hap1.2, whole genome shotgun sequence, one genomic window encodes:
- the LOC120336249 gene encoding uncharacterized protein LOC120336249, which produces MVIYGRLNCPWKPNSDVIAVAEAACVFESEYGHRDLFLFPGVVDAPCSLVPLMVVNVGKDGVEIPADLLIGLGLLCPRENRTVSSLEQVVPGDVMDTRELPEHLKNIVDDPVDLTDEQRQSVHDLLVKFQDVLAGPDGKLGRTSDFSHFVYRIKNVNTGNCRIAHVDHLRLYLREDCDSVPVINADFPDNIAVSNDDEQDVVIPVDVEPEVYLDLPVGGSDENQVVTRSGRTRRRPAYLDDFHT; this is translated from the coding sequence ATGGTGATTTATGGTCGTTTGAATTGCCCATGGAAACccaatagtgacgtcatagctgTGGCAGAGGCTGCGTGTGTGTTTGAGAGCGAGTATGGTCATCgagatttgtttttatttcccGGAGTGGTGGACGCCCCATGCTCTTTAGTGCCTCTCATGGTGGTCAATGTTGGCAAGGACGGGGTAGAAATACCTGCGGATCTGCTGATCGGTTTAGGCCTACTATGCCCAAGAGAAAACCGGACTGTCTCTTCTCTGGAACAAGTGGTGCCTGGTGATGTCATGGACACAAGGGAACTACctgaacatttaaaaaatatcgttGACGATCCAGTAGATTTAACGGATGAACAGCGTCAAAGTGTTCATGATTTGCTTGTCAAATTTCAGGATGTTCTTGCTGGTCCTGATGGAAAACTGGGACGAACTTCtgatttttcacattttgtatATCGTATTAAGAATGTTAACACTGGTAATTGTAGAATAGCTCATGTTGATCATCTTCGTTTATATTTGAGGGAAGATTGTGACAGTGTGCCTGTTATTAATGCTGATTTCCCAGACAATATTGCTGTTTCTAATGATGATGAGCAGGATGTTGTTATTCCTGTTGATGTTGAGCCAGAAGTTTATTTAGATTTGCCTGTAGGGGGGTCTGATGAAAATCAGGTTGTTACTCGTTCAGGTAGGACAAGGCGTAGACCTGCCTACTTGGATGATTTTCATACTTGA